The Paenibacillus sp. FSL R7-0204 genome includes a region encoding these proteins:
- a CDS encoding NAD kinase, whose protein sequence is MRYYVLDRGDELSIQLAEQFHKLAQGRNLELDAKSPEIVISIGGDGTMLHAFHTFIDQIPNLAFVGVHTGHLGFYADWQAEELPSLIDYMCGEVGPHKPRIVQYPLLELEIHKKSGSSKHIALNEFTLKGVDGTVVIQVDINDVTFEMFRGDGLCVSTPSGSTAYNKSLGGAMVHPSIEALQIAEIASINNRVFRTMGSPLLLPKHHHCDIFSRKDQRLLLTIDHNNIPVDDLISVRAQVADHKISFARYRPFPFWNRVREAFLV, encoded by the coding sequence TTGAGATATTATGTTCTGGACCGCGGAGATGAATTATCCATCCAACTAGCGGAGCAATTTCACAAGCTGGCGCAAGGCCGGAATCTGGAGCTGGATGCCAAGTCACCGGAAATCGTGATCTCTATTGGCGGTGACGGCACGATGCTGCACGCTTTTCATACGTTTATCGATCAGATCCCGAACCTCGCTTTTGTTGGCGTGCATACCGGCCATTTGGGCTTCTATGCGGACTGGCAGGCCGAAGAGCTGCCGTCCCTGATTGATTACATGTGCGGAGAGGTTGGGCCGCATAAACCCCGTATCGTTCAGTACCCGCTGCTCGAACTGGAAATACATAAGAAATCCGGCTCCAGTAAGCACATTGCCCTGAATGAATTCACCCTTAAGGGGGTGGACGGGACGGTTGTAATCCAGGTAGATATTAATGATGTAACCTTTGAGATGTTCCGCGGGGACGGCCTGTGTGTGTCCACACCTTCCGGCAGTACCGCTTATAACAAAAGTCTGGGAGGCGCTATGGTGCACCCCTCGATCGAGGCGCTGCAGATTGCTGAAATTGCCTCCATTAATAACCGGGTATTCCGGACCATGGGTTCGCCGCTGCTGCTGCCTAAGCACCATCACTGCGATATCTTCTCGCGCAAGGATCAGCGCCTGCTGCTAACTATTGACCATAATAACATTCCGGTGGATGATCTGATTTCGGTACGTGCTCAGGTCGCGGATCACAAAATCAGCTTCGCCCGTTACCGCCCTTTCCCGTTCTGGAACCGTGTCCGGGAGGCCTTCTTAGTCTAG
- a CDS encoding stalk domain-containing protein has product MKKLVSLLGISLLALVLAVPAFAADKPIKVYINGSNLAFTAGTPYLKNNTVLVPFRVVFEKLGLQVLWDSKTGTVTGTGTGLDISLKVGSKRASVNGTVKQLTVAPVSSAGTTYIPLRFIAEATGGTAIWDSASRSVKITVSPSSASSEQEIKAIIQLANQYYNEEKASSFYSLVDAGADQTEAVSNMNSQFELYDIKNTIESLKVLSLTGNEATVHSVEKAVRTGGYYTPDEQYEYLYTLVRQNGTWRISAMDLQESSVLLTREQGMKPAVLPQGDQTGIKDTLSKYYQGMNARNADAVLAVMTSYDKEDDDSYKEELRDYFKTYDLSYAVSSSNVFYYTDYEAAVYTEVVITDGESKETYTQSLILLLSKPESGAWTIDTTYHIGFDAQS; this is encoded by the coding sequence TTGAAGAAATTAGTATCCCTGCTAGGCATCAGCCTGCTGGCCCTTGTGCTTGCGGTTCCCGCTTTTGCCGCAGACAAACCCATTAAGGTCTATATTAACGGCAGTAATCTTGCCTTCACAGCAGGGACGCCTTATCTGAAAAATAATACGGTGCTTGTGCCATTCCGCGTTGTATTTGAGAAGCTTGGCCTGCAGGTACTGTGGGACTCCAAGACCGGCACGGTAACCGGCACCGGAACAGGCCTGGATATCAGCCTTAAGGTAGGCAGCAAGCGGGCCAGCGTCAATGGAACCGTTAAGCAGCTCACAGTCGCTCCTGTCTCTAGCGCCGGGACCACATACATACCCTTGCGCTTCATCGCCGAAGCCACCGGGGGCACAGCGATCTGGGATTCTGCCAGCCGCAGCGTAAAGATTACCGTATCGCCGTCCTCCGCCTCCAGTGAGCAGGAGATCAAGGCAATCATTCAATTAGCTAACCAATATTATAATGAAGAGAAGGCCAGCAGCTTCTATTCGCTTGTCGATGCAGGGGCAGACCAAACGGAAGCTGTAAGCAATATGAATTCCCAGTTCGAGCTATATGACATCAAGAATACGATCGAGAGTCTTAAAGTGCTCAGTCTAACGGGCAACGAAGCTACAGTCCATTCTGTCGAAAAAGCAGTACGGACCGGCGGGTACTATACACCGGATGAGCAGTACGAATACTTATATACGCTGGTCCGTCAAAACGGCACCTGGAGGATCTCTGCCATGGATCTGCAGGAATCCTCAGTGCTGCTGACGCGCGAACAAGGCATGAAGCCCGCTGTGCTTCCACAGGGCGATCAGACCGGAATTAAGGATACGCTCAGCAAATACTACCAGGGTATGAATGCCCGCAATGCAGATGCAGTCCTTGCCGTGATGACCTCGTACGATAAGGAGGATGATGACTCTTACAAAGAGGAGCTGCGTGATTATTTCAAAACCTATGATCTAAGCTATGCGGTGTCTTCCTCCAATGTCTTCTATTACACGGACTATGAAGCCGCAGTCTATACGGAAGTGGTCATTACGGACGGTGAATCGAAGGAGACCTATACCCAGTCTCTGATCCTCCTGCTCTCGAAGCCGGAGAGCGGTGCCTGGACGATCGACACTACTTATCATATCGGCTTCGACGCGCAGTCCTAA
- a CDS encoding S41 family peptidase, which produces MKSAKIVTALLSSCLALSIAWAPAASAADAAAATDAAQASKTEIINEIMQYLEYYNVEGVDQDTLIRGAIDGMVNTLDDPYSQYFTKEEAADFGHQVDLQYVGIGVRLMYSGKELYIEEVMSGSPAEAAGLKRGDSILKINGVRVADTNGDELSGKAGTKVSLLIQRNGANKSYTVTRSEIATSSVTSKMLSSKIAYISINGFTQTADEEFSAALNKMRSAGMKSLVLDLRDNTGGYMDSAQNIVSKFMDAGIMMYTSDQTGTLKPVAITNGSKIGVPVVVLTNEYTASASEALTGALRDNKLATVVGTRSYGKARIQSLIPMSGGGELKLTTMKYLTPNKEDFNHIGLAPDIEVKGKTAQLITALQIAGMKEIVASGDRHILDINGTAFAGNVGLIQQGGKVYAASRVLSALVENEVSWDAKNKKVLLTTGAGNVSGFTLASKEALFQDGETFIELNAFKKKFPALVWSYNASLKQLKLAVK; this is translated from the coding sequence ATGAAATCAGCCAAAATTGTTACCGCACTTTTAAGCAGCTGTCTGGCTCTATCCATCGCCTGGGCTCCTGCTGCTTCAGCAGCAGACGCTGCCGCCGCCACCGACGCGGCGCAAGCCTCCAAGACGGAGATTATCAATGAAATTATGCAATATCTGGAGTATTACAACGTCGAGGGTGTAGACCAGGATACGCTTATCCGCGGTGCGATTGACGGTATGGTCAATACGCTGGACGATCCTTACAGCCAATACTTCACGAAGGAGGAAGCTGCAGACTTTGGTCATCAGGTCGATCTGCAATATGTCGGCATCGGCGTCCGGTTGATGTATTCGGGCAAAGAGCTATACATTGAAGAGGTCATGAGCGGCTCCCCGGCCGAGGCCGCGGGACTAAAGCGCGGCGACTCCATCCTCAAGATCAACGGGGTGCGGGTGGCTGATACGAATGGTGATGAACTGAGCGGCAAAGCAGGCACGAAGGTTTCTCTGCTGATTCAGAGAAACGGGGCTAACAAATCCTATACGGTTACCCGCAGCGAGATTGCTACAAGCTCCGTAACCAGCAAGATGCTTAGCTCCAAAATCGCCTACATCTCCATCAACGGCTTCACCCAGACTGCCGATGAGGAATTCTCCGCAGCGCTGAACAAAATGCGTTCAGCCGGCATGAAATCGCTGGTACTGGATCTGCGCGATAATACAGGCGGTTATATGGACAGCGCCCAGAATATCGTCTCAAAGTTCATGGATGCCGGCATTATGATGTACACCTCCGACCAGACCGGTACACTGAAGCCAGTCGCAATTACGAACGGCAGCAAGATCGGCGTGCCTGTGGTCGTATTGACCAATGAATATACGGCCAGCGCCTCCGAAGCCTTGACCGGGGCACTTCGTGACAACAAGCTGGCTACAGTTGTAGGCACGCGCTCTTACGGAAAGGCACGGATTCAGAGCCTGATTCCCATGTCCGGCGGCGGCGAACTGAAGCTAACCACCATGAAGTATCTGACTCCGAACAAGGAGGACTTCAACCATATCGGACTTGCGCCTGATATCGAGGTCAAGGGCAAAACTGCCCAGTTGATTACCGCTCTGCAAATCGCCGGGATGAAGGAGATTGTCGCCTCTGGCGACCGTCATATTCTGGATATCAACGGCACTGCTTTTGCCGGAAATGTAGGTCTGATCCAGCAGGGCGGTAAGGTGTATGCCGCCTCCCGTGTCCTCTCCGCGCTGGTGGAGAATGAAGTCTCCTGGGATGCCAAGAACAAAAAGGTGCTGCTGACCACCGGTGCCGGTAACGTATCCGGGTTCACTCTGGCCTCCAAAGAAGCGCTGTTCCAGGACGGAGAAACCTTCATCGAGCTGAATGCCTTCAAGAAAAAGTTCCCTGCGCTCGTATGGAGCTACAATGCCTCACTGAAACAGCTGAAATTAGCTGTAAAATAG
- a CDS encoding globin domain-containing protein — translation MNPKESLYDSLGGAEGIHRLVTVFYAKVQLHPQLSPLFPEDITPVLEKQYQFLSQFFGGPALFSEQHGHPMMRARHMHVPITPALAEDWLACMKAALEEIGVEESLRTFVLSRLAGPAHHFVNMPHE, via the coding sequence ATGAATCCGAAAGAGAGCCTGTATGACAGCCTGGGAGGCGCTGAGGGAATTCACCGTCTGGTAACTGTATTCTATGCCAAGGTGCAGCTTCACCCGCAGCTCAGCCCGCTATTCCCTGAAGATATTACTCCGGTGCTGGAGAAGCAATACCAGTTCTTGAGCCAATTCTTTGGAGGCCCTGCCTTGTTCTCCGAGCAGCACGGCCATCCCATGATGAGAGCCAGACATATGCATGTCCCCATCACTCCTGCTCTGGCGGAGGATTGGCTCGCCTGCATGAAGGCAGCGCTGGAGGAGATTGGTGTGGAAGAATCCCTGCGTACCTTTGTTCTGAGCCGGCTGGCTGGTCCCGCCCATCATTTTGTCAATATGCCCCATGAATAA
- the ylbJ gene encoding sporulation integral membrane protein YlbJ, whose protein sequence is MTLNKIASPLLGIVLAGCMLLMLVHPASSLDAALRGLAVWWDVLFPSLFPFFVISEIMLGFGIVHLFGALLDPLMRPLFNIPGSGGFALAMGYVSGYPVGAKLTAKLREQGMISRIEGERLVAFTTSSDPIFLLGAVSVGFFHDASLGLVLALAHYGGGFIVGLLMSFHGRGRPEEAAEDSPLPHSGSSSASPEGPSPGRLRAALNAMANARRIDGRSLGELLKSAITSSLQLIIVVGGLVVFFNVLMELLARAGVMSALFSMTGRLLSLAGFPPELSAALVSGLFEVTLGARSAGEAAGGVPLQFKAAAAAFILSWGGLSVHAQVASILNGTGLRYLPFMAARLVHALLSAVLLLLLWNPVVSSGMAGQWSLLPAASGLAVPEAALISSISLLCLLLAVMLALSLMVFLLGKLWRQPYTRRR, encoded by the coding sequence ATGACTCTGAACAAAATCGCAAGCCCGCTGCTCGGGATCGTGCTGGCGGGCTGTATGCTGCTGATGCTGGTCCATCCCGCTAGCTCTCTGGATGCGGCGCTGCGCGGGCTCGCCGTCTGGTGGGATGTGCTGTTTCCCTCACTGTTCCCGTTCTTCGTCATCTCTGAAATTATGCTGGGCTTCGGCATTGTCCATCTCTTCGGCGCTCTGCTTGATCCGCTGATGCGCCCGCTCTTCAATATACCCGGCAGCGGCGGCTTCGCCCTAGCAATGGGATATGTATCAGGATACCCTGTCGGCGCGAAATTAACCGCCAAGCTGCGCGAGCAGGGAATGATTAGCAGAATCGAAGGCGAGCGGCTTGTCGCCTTCACGACCTCCTCGGACCCGATTTTTCTGCTAGGCGCGGTGTCTGTGGGCTTCTTTCATGACGCTTCTCTTGGGCTTGTACTTGCCCTTGCCCATTATGGGGGAGGATTCATCGTAGGTCTGCTGATGTCCTTCCATGGCCGGGGCAGGCCGGAAGAAGCAGCTGAGGACTCCCCCCTCCCTCATTCAGGCAGCTCTTCTGCATCTCCGGAAGGACCAAGCCCAGGAAGGCTGCGGGCTGCGCTGAACGCGATGGCAAATGCGCGCCGGATAGACGGAAGAAGTCTCGGCGAGCTGCTGAAGAGCGCCATTACCTCCTCGCTCCAGCTCATCATCGTTGTCGGCGGCCTGGTTGTCTTCTTCAATGTGCTGATGGAGCTGCTCGCCCGCGCCGGTGTAATGTCCGCCCTGTTCAGCATGACCGGTCGGCTGCTGTCGCTGGCCGGCTTCCCGCCTGAGCTCTCCGCCGCCCTGGTCAGCGGCTTATTCGAAGTGACGCTTGGTGCCAGGTCGGCGGGTGAAGCTGCCGGAGGCGTTCCGCTGCAGTTCAAGGCTGCAGCGGCAGCGTTCATTCTCTCCTGGGGCGGCTTGTCGGTTCATGCGCAGGTCGCCAGTATCCTGAATGGTACTGGACTGCGCTATCTCCCGTTCATGGCCGCCCGCCTGGTGCATGCTCTGCTCTCAGCGGTGCTGCTTCTCCTGCTATGGAACCCGGTAGTCAGCTCGGGAATGGCCGGTCAGTGGTCCCTACTACCCGCCGCCTCCGGGCTGGCCGTTCCAGAAGCCGCCCTAATCAGCAGCATCAGCCTGCTCTGCCTTCTGCTCGCAGTCATGCTGGCCCTGTCGCTTATGGTCTTTTTGCTGGGGAAGCTGTGGCGGCAGCCCTATACGCGCCGCAGATAA
- a CDS encoding YycC family protein → MKPLQISPETAITLSKQLGVPLEHLMHMPQHILLQKIAELAKKPASEPPEGSVPAPSDEKDKQ, encoded by the coding sequence ATGAAGCCACTGCAAATATCGCCGGAGACGGCCATCACCTTATCAAAACAACTCGGCGTTCCGCTGGAACACCTGATGCATATGCCCCAACATATCCTGCTGCAAAAGATCGCTGAATTGGCCAAGAAGCCCGCAAGCGAGCCTCCCGAAGGCAGCGTACCTGCTCCCTCTGACGAGAAGGACAAGCAATGA
- a CDS encoding alpha/beta-type small acid-soluble spore protein has protein sequence MGQAGQQSRGSRSNNLVVPQANAALQQLKYEAAQELGVTIPADGYYGNYTSRETGSLGGYITKRLVQLAEQQLSGRS, from the coding sequence ATGGGTCAAGCAGGTCAACAAAGTCGTGGTAGCCGTTCTAACAACCTGGTCGTTCCTCAAGCGAATGCAGCGCTGCAGCAGTTGAAATATGAAGCAGCACAAGAGCTTGGAGTAACTATTCCGGCTGACGGTTATTATGGAAACTATACTTCCCGCGAAACTGGTTCTTTGGGAGGATATATCACCAAACGTCTGGTGCAACTGGCAGAGCAACAACTGTCCGGTCGTTCGTAA
- a CDS encoding DUF2225 domain-containing protein has translation MRAPVPELIPLYSIKVTCCNCEHEFSTSRVRPSLKKAIRRDADFCSYYKAENPDYYVVRVCPKCGFASTENSADKLADWQRKSFDAQVGRRWQTRSFGEKRNWEEALETYKLALICAQSIKDKERIIASLLHHIAWLYRYQGDTVQEQRFLAYSLDEYVKVFENDSSGGNDARLMYLIGELNRRIGEFAAAVRWFSRVINDQRITDAAMIRASREQWAILREQMRGLDVDPDGLPAGT, from the coding sequence ATGAGGGCACCCGTGCCGGAATTAATACCGCTGTACTCGATTAAGGTTACCTGCTGTAATTGTGAACATGAATTTTCTACCTCAAGAGTACGTCCCAGCCTCAAAAAGGCCATCCGCCGCGATGCGGACTTCTGCTCCTATTACAAGGCGGAGAATCCCGATTATTATGTGGTTCGGGTCTGTCCGAAGTGCGGCTTTGCCTCCACGGAGAATTCAGCAGACAAGCTGGCTGACTGGCAGCGGAAGTCCTTCGATGCCCAAGTAGGAAGACGGTGGCAGACCCGCAGCTTCGGAGAGAAGCGTAACTGGGAGGAAGCGCTGGAGACGTACAAGCTGGCGCTGATCTGCGCGCAGAGCATTAAGGACAAGGAACGTATTATAGCAAGCCTGCTTCATCATATTGCCTGGCTGTACCGGTATCAAGGGGATACGGTGCAGGAGCAGCGCTTCCTGGCCTATTCGCTGGATGAGTATGTGAAGGTGTTCGAGAATGATTCATCCGGTGGTAATGATGCGCGGCTGATGTATCTGATTGGTGAGCTGAACCGCCGGATCGGGGAGTTTGCCGCTGCTGTGCGGTGGTTCTCAAGGGTCATTAATGATCAGCGGATTACGGACGCGGCCATGATCCGGGCTTCGCGCGAGCAATGGGCCATTCTGCGTGAGCAGATGCGCGGTCTGGACGTTGATCCGGACGGGCTTCCCGCAGGTACATAG
- a CDS encoding aldose 1-epimerase → MKQVTKGQWNGYDTYILHSRELEVTLLPRLGNNVISLWDRTMERQILRQPEESDLASYMQKPYHFGLPLLVPPGRIRGGSFQFDGTSYQFDRNAGEHHIHGLHRTQAWCVSDIEEDEEGCAVTTEFITTDDPEWIRQFPEPLKLEMTFRLQDDRLQQTLRVTHLGSKSVPFGAGYHTWFMLDGTPSRWNVTLPAGAVCELSDDLLPTGQLLPLGELTSLHTRLNLQGADLDTVLRIAEGQPAEAVLMRDDGYGLRYSADPEFFRHWILYTKGEADQFLCIEPLTWLPDAPNLQQDASSTGLITLEPGQTLVLGGTLQMIYPER, encoded by the coding sequence ATGAAACAGGTGACCAAAGGGCAGTGGAACGGTTATGATACGTATATTTTGCATAGCCGGGAACTGGAAGTCACGCTTCTGCCCCGGCTGGGTAATAACGTAATTTCATTATGGGACCGCACCATGGAGCGGCAGATCCTTCGTCAGCCTGAAGAAAGCGACTTGGCATCATATATGCAGAAACCTTATCACTTCGGCCTGCCCCTCCTGGTGCCGCCCGGACGGATACGCGGCGGAAGCTTCCAATTCGATGGCACAAGCTACCAATTTGACCGCAATGCGGGAGAACATCATATTCACGGACTGCACCGCACCCAGGCCTGGTGTGTCAGTGATATTGAAGAGGACGAGGAAGGCTGTGCGGTCACCACTGAATTCATAACCACCGATGATCCGGAGTGGATCAGACAATTCCCTGAGCCGCTGAAGCTAGAAATGACCTTCCGGCTTCAGGATGACCGGCTCCAGCAGACGCTCAGGGTCACTCATCTCGGCAGCAAGAGTGTTCCTTTTGGCGCAGGCTATCACACATGGTTCATGCTGGACGGAACGCCCTCCCGCTGGAATGTTACCCTTCCTGCCGGAGCCGTCTGCGAGCTAAGTGACGATCTCCTGCCTACCGGACAGCTATTGCCGCTCGGGGAGCTTACGAGCCTGCACACCCGGCTGAATCTTCAAGGTGCGGACCTGGATACCGTCCTTCGTATAGCAGAGGGCCAGCCTGCCGAGGCCGTGCTGATGCGGGACGATGGATACGGGCTGCGTTACTCAGCCGATCCTGAATTCTTCCGCCACTGGATTCTCTATACCAAAGGCGAAGCCGACCAGTTCCTGTGCATTGAACCGCTCACCTGGCTCCCGGATGCACCTAATCTCCAGCAGGACGCCTCTTCTACCGGGCTGATCACGCTTGAACCCGGACAGACGCTAGTGCTGGGGGGCACCCTGCAGATGATCTACCCGGAACGATAA
- a CDS encoding RNA-guided endonuclease InsQ/TnpB family protein, translating to MLRNKKQGGETLQTVTIQIRIFPTHPSVLVDMGNEYIRTVNELTEQAERSGTFPKLTSKTVCANLPSAVKNQVIRDAKSLFQRFKKNKKRPLLQKRVYYVNNQNYTIRGNHISFPVILDGKVQRLVVPALLPDRERDMLAKGKLGLLRVVQKSAKWFVQISIERPTKPADGHELMGIDLGLKVPAVVVTSSGKTTFCGNGRKNKFVRRKYSTYRRKLGKLKQLSAIRKQNDKESRYMKDQNHKISRQIVNMAIQEKVSVIKLEKLTDIRKTTRTSRKNAKNLHHWSFYQLQMFIGYKATLTGIQVVELNPAYTSQTCPSCGERNKAKDRTYQCNCGYTAHRDRVGAINIMRQPVADGNSLPA from the coding sequence ATGTTGAGGAACAAAAAACAAGGGGGTGAGACCCTGCAAACCGTAACGATTCAAATCCGCATTTTCCCAACCCATCCGTCTGTATTGGTGGATATGGGCAACGAATACATTCGAACCGTCAACGAATTAACAGAGCAAGCCGAAAGGTCTGGAACGTTTCCGAAACTAACTTCAAAAACCGTTTGTGCCAATCTACCCTCTGCCGTAAAGAATCAAGTGATTCGAGACGCCAAAAGCCTATTTCAGCGGTTCAAGAAAAATAAGAAGCGACCTCTTCTCCAAAAGAGGGTGTACTACGTGAACAATCAAAACTATACGATTCGGGGCAACCACATTTCGTTCCCAGTAATCCTGGATGGAAAAGTACAACGTCTTGTGGTGCCTGCGCTTCTGCCAGATCGGGAGCGAGACATGCTTGCGAAGGGGAAGCTTGGACTTCTGCGTGTGGTTCAAAAATCAGCAAAATGGTTTGTTCAAATTTCAATCGAACGACCGACTAAGCCAGCCGATGGTCATGAACTGATGGGGATTGATTTAGGCTTGAAAGTTCCTGCTGTTGTCGTAACCTCTAGTGGCAAGACAACATTTTGCGGAAATGGACGTAAAAACAAGTTTGTTCGCCGTAAGTACAGTACCTATCGCCGCAAATTAGGAAAGCTTAAACAGCTATCCGCAATCCGTAAACAGAACGACAAGGAAAGTCGTTATATGAAAGATCAGAATCACAAAATCAGCCGCCAGATCGTGAATATGGCCATTCAAGAAAAGGTGTCTGTCATCAAGCTGGAGAAGCTGACGGATATTCGGAAGACGACAAGAACAAGTCGTAAAAACGCCAAAAACCTGCATCATTGGTCGTTCTATCAGTTGCAAATGTTCATCGGGTATAAGGCGACACTCACTGGAATCCAAGTGGTTGAATTGAATCCGGCCTACACCTCGCAAACCTGTCCCTCTTGTGGAGAGCGGAACAAAGCAAAGGATCGAACGTATCAGTGCAACTGCGGGTATACAGCGCATCGAGATCGAGTCGGTGCCATCAACATCATGCGTCAACCTGTGGCAGATGGTAACAGTCTGCCAGCCTAG
- a CDS encoding M3 family oligoendopeptidase, translating into MKQPLSLTWELESIFPGGSASPQFESFLSMLESDIERLRTQVAAADAPADAASTKLLDPVIELLQSCAGRLTQASEFAGCLGAQNQLDKGAVRLSSKVTGLRAGYEGISSAFDNVLRQTSDAVWAEWMARPEIAPLNFVLSESRSLAREKMSPELESLALELAVDGYHGWSEHYETIVGQIQIPCEEDGEEKLLSAGQAFNKLTDENPEVRSTMFRKWEEAWGGAADYCADTLNHLAGFRLKLYKGRGWEDVLKEPLGINRMSRETLDVMWDVITKSKPALISYLKRKAEILGLESLAWVDVDAPVGKSSGKIPYEQAAADIVTQFRKFSPKLADFAERAFDKDWIEVEDRAAKRPGGFCVSFPESKESRIFMTYSGTPSNVSTLAHELGHAYHSFLLEDQPLFNQNYAMNVAETASTFAEVIVSDAQVKSATDSEEKLALLEAKIQNSVAFFMNIHARFLFETRFYEKRKAGLVSSEELSALMEEAQKEAFCGVLSEYHPHFWASKLHFYITDVPFYNFPYTVGYMFSTGLYRLALQEGASFADKYDSLLQDTGVMTLENLVSKHLGVDLSKPDFWQGAADLIVADINEFLEMTEQRG; encoded by the coding sequence ATGAAACAACCTTTATCACTGACATGGGAACTGGAATCGATTTTTCCGGGAGGCTCTGCCTCTCCGCAGTTTGAGAGCTTCTTGAGCATGCTCGAATCCGATATTGAACGCCTGCGCACACAGGTGGCTGCCGCTGATGCACCGGCTGATGCGGCTTCAACGAAGCTGCTGGACCCGGTTATCGAGCTGCTGCAGAGCTGTGCCGGACGCCTTACACAGGCCTCGGAATTCGCTGGTTGTCTGGGTGCGCAGAATCAGCTCGACAAAGGGGCGGTGAGACTGTCCTCCAAGGTAACGGGGCTGCGCGCCGGTTATGAGGGCATCAGCTCTGCCTTCGATAACGTGCTGCGCCAGACCTCTGACGCGGTATGGGCTGAGTGGATGGCCCGGCCGGAGATTGCCCCACTGAATTTCGTGCTTAGTGAGAGCCGGAGTCTGGCCCGTGAGAAGATGAGCCCAGAGCTGGAGAGTCTGGCACTTGAGCTTGCAGTTGACGGCTATCATGGCTGGAGCGAGCATTACGAGACAATTGTCGGACAGATCCAGATTCCTTGTGAAGAAGACGGGGAAGAGAAGCTGCTCTCTGCCGGGCAAGCCTTCAACAAGCTGACGGATGAGAATCCTGAGGTCCGCAGTACGATGTTCCGCAAATGGGAAGAAGCCTGGGGCGGGGCAGCCGACTATTGTGCAGATACTTTGAATCATCTGGCAGGCTTCCGCCTGAAGCTGTACAAGGGCCGCGGCTGGGAGGATGTGCTGAAGGAGCCGCTGGGCATCAACCGTATGTCCCGTGAGACTCTGGATGTCATGTGGGACGTGATCACGAAGAGTAAGCCTGCACTGATATCCTATCTGAAGCGCAAGGCGGAAATTCTGGGTCTGGAGTCACTCGCCTGGGTCGATGTGGATGCGCCAGTCGGCAAGTCCTCCGGCAAAATCCCCTATGAACAAGCAGCCGCCGACATCGTGACCCAGTTCCGCAAATTCAGTCCGAAGCTGGCGGATTTCGCCGAGCGCGCCTTCGACAAGGATTGGATCGAGGTTGAAGACCGTGCCGCGAAGCGTCCGGGTGGCTTCTGCGTCTCCTTCCCGGAGAGCAAGGAATCCCGTATATTCATGACTTACAGTGGTACGCCGTCCAATGTATCCACTCTTGCGCATGAACTGGGCCATGCCTATCACTCCTTCCTGCTGGAGGACCAGCCGCTGTTTAATCAGAACTATGCGATGAACGTGGCGGAGACAGCTTCCACCTTCGCGGAGGTCATTGTGTCGGATGCACAGGTGAAATCTGCGACGGACAGTGAAGAGAAGCTGGCACTGCTTGAAGCGAAGATCCAGAACAGTGTGGCGTTCTTCATGAATATCCATGCCCGCTTCCTGTTCGAGACCCGCTTCTATGAGAAGCGCAAGGCAGGTCTGGTAAGCAGTGAGGAATTGTCCGCGCTGATGGAGGAAGCCCAGAAGGAAGCCTTCTGCGGGGTTCTCTCCGAATATCATCCGCATTTCTGGGCGTCCAAGCTTCATTTCTATATCACAGATGTACCGTTCTACAACTTCCCGTATACGGTAGGGTATATGTTCAGCACCGGTCTATACCGGCTTGCACTGCAAGAAGGGGCTTCCTTTGCCGATAAATATGACAGTCTGCTGCAGGATACCGGAGTGATGACGCTGGAGAATCTGGTGTCGAAGCATCTGGGTGTTGATCTGTCTAAGCCGGATTTCTGGCAGGGGGCTGCGGATTTAATCGTTGCCGATATTAATGAATTTCTGGAAATGACAGAACAACGCGGCTAA